GGGCGGCCCGAGCATCACCGCCAACGAGGTCGCCGCCTGCCGGCGCTGCAACGCCGACCGCGGCCACACCGGGCCCGTGGACTGGCTCGACGACTGCCTGCACCGACCGGACCGGGCGCCGCAGACCGAACTGCTCGTGACGATGCTCGGCGAGCTGGACGCCGCACTCGAACGCGACGGCGGCCGGCGCCGGGCGCGGCAGTATCTGGCGAGCCAGTTGCGCCGGTTGCGCGGCATCACGTCGTAACAGGCCGTACCCGACCCGACCACCGTCATACCGTCACAGTGACGTTTTGACGTGGGCGGAGCGGCGTCGGAGGGGACCGGCCGACGTGGCACTCGAACATCGATTCGAGGAGCCCGCAGGGGGCGCAGCCCGGGCAGAGTCGCGCCGAATCGCGAGCACCGGCAGGCGGGCGAACTCGGCGGATCCAGCCGGATCGGCAGGATCCGAACCGGGGCGAACCGGGCACCGGGACGACGCACCGAGGCGGAGCGTGCGCACCACTGCGGCCGGCGCAAGAGCGACGGCGAACGCGTGGCAGCGCGCGGCGCCGACACAGCACCGAGCACCGACCCGGCGCGGCGCGCACGAACCGGCAGACCCGAGGTGCGGCCGGCCGATGCGCGTCGATGCAGGCGTCGACGCGCGTTTCCGCGGGTGGATAAATTGCCGATAATCTACATTATGTCAACTAGCCGGTACGGAACCCTTCCCGACCACGGGTGAAGCGACCGCG
This region of Rhodococcus sp. Z13 genomic DNA includes:
- a CDS encoding HNH endonuclease; its protein translation is MDRAARLALAVDRQQGCCLWCGRTFGRLIPPTTDHLVPRLKGGPSITANEVAACRRCNADRGHTGPVDWLDDCLHRPDRAPQTELLVTMLGELDAALERDGGRRRARQYLASQLRRLRGITS